In Dama dama isolate Ldn47 chromosome 10, ASM3311817v1, whole genome shotgun sequence, the sequence CCTGGATCAGTCCCCAAGTTCTCCACCTGAGCTTGACTGGCCCACTGGCCCATAGGTATTGTCTCCATCTGTACTATTATTCTCTATCTCTTTTTGCACAAATGTGTTCAAGTGACATTAGGTCTCAAGTTTTCACAAGAGAGAAGGACATTGCTAAACATTACCGTTTAAGAAACAATGGTTGGAACTCAAGCAAGAGGTTGGGTTGCAGACGGATAAAGACACACATGAAACCGAGGCCCAAGAAGCAGGCACCCTGTGAGAGGGGAGATCCCCACATCACCGCCTGTGCATGAtcgtgaagagaagagaaagccactcagtcgtgtccggctctttgtgaccccatggactgtacagtccctggaattctccaggccagagtactggagtgggtagccttttcccttctccaggggatcttcccaatccagggattgaacccaggtctcccacactgcaggcagatcctttaccagctgagtcataagggaagcccaagaatactggagtgggtagccgatcccttttccagcggatctttctgacccaggaatcaaactggggtctcctgcattgcaggcggattcttaaccaactgagctatgaggaaagcccatAATAAGTGCATGACAAATGTTTCCCAAATAAAGTATATGGATTGATCTCTGAATTATGCAGCATAACAGTGAATGAGGTAGTCCAAACAGGTGAACTTTACATACATTTGctcttatctttttaaatattaggttaaatttttaatagttttggtGGTTTTCCCAATATATTTTGTCTTCTTTAACAAAGTATATAAAGCATAACCCTTTTTCATAAACTTATAATTTCCAACACTAATTTTCTCACTACAGCATAATGTTATGACATCCTTAGAAGTTACTATTGGCTCAGAGATATTTAGCACACCCCTAAATatccccagtactcttgcctggaaaattccatggatggaggagcctggtaggctgcggtccatggggtcgctaagagtcagacatgactgagtgacttcactttcacttttcactttcatgtattggagaaggaaatggcaacccactcccgtgttcttgcctggagaatcccagggatgggggagcctggtgggctgccgtctatgggtcgcacaaagtcggacacgattgaagtgacttagcagcagcagcagcaaatatcCCCAGACTATTATAATTCCTCCCCTCTCTTCCAAAAATGATTACCCCCATCATTTTTCATTGCTCCATCTAGCACTACTCATCACCTCCTCCCACATTCCTATTTTTAATCTGGACTATAACAGAATAGCATAACAAAGCTTGTTAAAATTGTATATGAGGTAAGTACACTGATTCAGGGTAAAAAAGCATAAAAGTCTtattcagtaagaaaaaaaagattttgtaataactatTTTGAACACTGAAGGGAAGAGgtgtttgtttgctttctctAGTCCTTGAAATATATCCAAATTCTATTAAACGGGATAAAAGTTTAGTGAAAAACCTAACTTTTCAAAACCCACCTAAGGATGATGCAGAAATGGACGGTTTCAATAAACAATCTGTACAGAAACTTATTCTTCCATATGCTCTGGCTGTATCAAACCACTGAAACATCTGATGACTATGAGCTTCCTGAATTGATATTTCCCATTCAAACCTGACGGCTGGATGAAGGATTTGTAACGCGCAACTTCGGTGCCAATTCGGTCTGGTCATTCTTGTACAGAGAGAGTCAGGCCGATCTACTATAGAAAATCCAGCATTCCACAAATCAGCGGCTATGTTAGTGAGAAAGGATGACCAAATGCAGTAGTTGTGAGCTAACATGAGAATAATTCTTTTAACCTTGCAAGAGAGAAACGGAAACTGAAAAGCCCTAACAAAAGCCCTGACTCAAAGATGGAATTCACAAAATTCTTCCCATAATTCTCCTTTTCTTTAGTTAAATAAAAGAATTATCCCAGGAAAATCAAATTTCTTGATTATGACTATTTTATCTGTGTGGGTACCTCCTTGTAAAAATGTGCaaatgagaaatgaaggaaacagtaTTATGTAGTGAGAACAGCACACTAACCAgaaggaatatttttaattttcttgagagCAAAATCCATTAGCATCATTAAAGTTATTATTACAGTAACTGAATGACCAGAACTCTAGACTAGATATTAAAAACTCAGGTAGAGTTTTAGCTCTCAAGCAATGTCAAGGATGGAGAAGTACATGTCAAGCaggtagacagacagacagacatatatTTAAATCTCCAGGAACACAGTACATGCATAAACTAATTATTTGAATCTCAATTAAATTCCCACTGTTTTCTTGACtcatctaaaatataaaaatttgagtCATTAGGCAATGAAAGGCTGAATTAAGTTCTATGTTCAATCGAGAAGAGCAAGCTAAACGGCTGCATCCTTCTGTCTGCCACTACTGTCAATGAGCTGGGGCTTTGTTTTCTAATTACAGTCTTAATAGGATGTCAGGATGTTATGTAACAAACAAAGCATCAGTCAGCCAGAAAGCAACAGGACACTTGTCAAATGTAAACTCTGAGATATGGGATGAAGCCTACCGTGTTGAGGAGGAGGAACTCTGATGTAGAACCACTCTGCATACCAGCTGTCCACCCATTCCTCTGGTAAGATCACCTACTTTCACAGACCTCTGTCAGACACCAGCTTTCTAATTACAGACATGACTCTTTAACTCACAAATCTGCCCTCACACCTAATAAATTTTAGCAGAGAAGAAAGTCTGAGATGAACAGAAAAGACTTTTGGAACTGCTCTGGATTTAAATAAGCAGTTATTATGGCTTTCTCGTGTTTTAAGTTCCTAAAAAGAATCTATTTTAGGAAATTTAAGGGTTTTCCTGCCCAATGTCCAAATCACATTTGGCTTTGAAAATGAAACCAACACCTTGAGTCATATCCAGAAATCAACAGGGAGTCaatgtaaaatggaataaaaggTAATGGATAGAGGACTTTAAATGCCTATAATATATTTCATAAGAGGACCTGAACTCAATGCATCAAATAAGTGGTGGTCAATAAGATACTTTTATCTGTGCTAATTACTATTTCTAATTCTTAAATTAAAATTCTGTTCAAGAGTAAGAAACCTTTAAATAGCTACTTTATAGTTTGATTACATAATTGTTGGCACATGAGAAAAAGCAGTTGGCTTGCAAACAATATTGGATTTATTGCTCTGATTCATTTAAAAAGCCATAACGCTCAGGTAACTTTCAGTGGAACAATGAGACAATATCTAAAGTTTCACCTCAGGTAAGAATGCCTAAGTATTACTAATTATTGCCTTAATTAGTTGCTGCAGAAAGACTTCAGGAGAGACACAGCTAtaagtttctttctttgtctAAGTAAATCTCATAGGGCAAAATTAGGTAATTCTATACAAGATTGCTATCACAATGGTTTATGAATGAGGGGAAAGagaatttttaatctttaattcACTTTATAGATACTTCAACATTTTTCAGTAACATCTACCATTAAAATTGCAACAAATGTGTTATTCAAAGCTTTAGACCAGCGGTTCTCATATTTGACTGTGCACTGAAATCATTAGGACACTTTGAAAACACTGATGGCCCGGGCTCCACAGCTAGAGGCTCTGGCAGGGCCTCATACGGCGCTCCATAGTGCAGTGTTAGGGTGGGAAGACACACGGACCTGCCTGAACCAAAGCCAGTGTGGGTGCCTTAGCAGCCAGGACACATCCTGCTCACTTAAGGCTACATATGCCTGTAAAATGAAGTTCCATGAGCACACGCTTGAACTTCTACGAGGCAATCCAAATGAGATCCCAGTCCTTTCCCTCCTGCCATCTATAAAGTGCTGTAAAGTGAGGCTGACAACGAACGTACCTAGAGCACAAGGCATGAAGAAGGTTATCAACCGAGTGATGCGGTTTATTTTCACATCTGCAAACTCCACATTTCACATCTGCCACATTTCTCAGGATGGATGCTACAGGAGTGAATGCCAAAGAGAAGAACATCTGCCTGTGGGAGCGAGGGGCAGGGGGATTCCTCTACTCTCCTAGCCTTCCCCTGAAGTCCGGTCCAAGAAGGCCCCTAGAAATGAGGGAGAGTGCACTTCATCAAAGCATAAAGGAAGCTCCTTGCCTTGCAAAACTCTGGGAGAGCATCCCCAGAATCACAGGGAACAAGAGTCTCTGGCATGTCCTGAAGCTGGTAGAAGAGGCGGTGCTCACAGACCACCCACGGCAGGGGTGTGGGTCCAGGCAGCGCTCTCCCTCTCCAGCCACTCCCAGTGGGTGAGGGTCTGAGTAGGCAGGACTTCACTCATGGATCCACTGAACTGTATTCCTGACTGAGTTACATGGAGGTGACAGGAAGTCAGAGCTTTCTACGTGGTAAATTCTTAACCCAAAATAACATCTCTAAAGAAATATAAAGGAATAGCAACCTTTAAAGTGACGTACAGAACACATGAATGACTAGCAACCACAGACTCTCAGTAAATACTGTTCAGCTAGTAAATGTATTTATTCTATGCCAGATGTGATATCTAGACCAAGTCATACTCCTTCCCCAAGAGTAACTAAACAATCCTGAAAGAGCTGTTAAATCCTGGGAATTCATTTCTCTTTTGCCAATTGGTATCAGTGATAAGGAGgggatggcaaaggatgagatggttggatggtatcacccactcagtcaatggacatgagtctgagcaaactccgggagacagtgaaggacagggaaggctggtgtgctgcagtctatggggttgcaaagaggtggacatgacttagcaactgaacagtatCAGTGATAAGgactattaattttaaatatgcctattttcctattaaaagaattaaataatccATCATTCATATAAAATTACTTGGATGCAAAGTAAAGGACGTAGCAGTTACCTGACTAAACAATCCCAAGATACATACACTAAAGTAATTTTACTTAAGATGGATTTCTTTTCACTTAATTGGTTTCAGTTGAACATCAAGCTTGAAGGCAAGTGACAATATATCATTTTTGGGTATTCTCTCAACAAAAGAGAAAGTAAACGAAAGACCAGGAAGCACAAGGGAGATAAAAAAGCTCATCCTGACAATTAGTTATTCAAATACATTAACCTTTGACTACTTGATGTGCAATTGGCAACGTCATTTCTTTACAACAGGACTCATTTAGCGACACCACAACTTCACACTAATTTAGCGCTTTGCCACAACTTGAACTGGTAATTAGTATTAATCTTTGCTGCATTACCACATATACTTTGTGACCAAAACTTAATAGGACTATCTCATGTGTATTCACACAGTGCTGTTAAaccaattattttttatatgctgtcttaaaataaatcttttccaTAGTAGACACTTTCCCTGGATTACAAATATgcaggaaaaaacatttttaataaaaacaaagtagGTAGCTAATCACATCTTGAGTTACATTTCAGTCTATCTCCAGATGTGAACCttttattattactaataattAGTTTCTGGAAATACTGTGCTCACTGCTGAATGAACAATAAAGAAGACACAATGTCTGCTCAAAATCCTAAGATTATGAGTTATAAACAAAAtagcaaaatatacatatatctgacaTACAGTAACAGAGAATTTTATAGTAATCATGTTTTCAGGGGGCAGCAATTACTTATTAAAGACAAAAATCACATCAAACTTTCCATGAAAACTGAATTATTCACAGCCAAAACGATGCTTAAGTTACACCTGCAGAAATAAATATTGCAAATAAACTGCCTGGATTGCCTGTGCAGGCTTACAGCTGATAAAGGACTCCACTGTGTAGACAGGAATGCTGGTTTACCACCCAGTCACCGCCTctgcaccccctgcccccccaggCTTTAAACTCCCTCTAAGAACACTGACTCTTCCTCACTGTGGCTCGGGATCGATGTTCTCTGGGAAAGGCAATTGTCACTTTTGTGCCTCCAACTCTGACTCACTCTTAAGCAGCAAATTATTATTGCACTTACTCTCCATGGTGGTCTTATTCCCAATGACTGCTTTAGGAATGAGCCTATCACTCAATTCTGGTCATTCAGAGCTTGTTAGATCTACAGTAGCCTCTGGGGAaggtcttacacacacacacacacacacacacacacacacacacacacacacacgcacactaaAATGAgggcatttattttttatctggtCATTATCTGTGAGAGTCATCTTGAAACCAGGGGGAGAGCCAGCCTAAGAGCATAAGCCCAAGCTGAAAAGGGGAGAatggaaaagtgaaaggaacTTCGGTTTTGATGACACTACTGAAGCCCCCACTTAACAAGTTACCTGAATTACCTGACTTCAGGGCTTCTTATTATACAGATACTCAATTTCCTTCCTGCTTAAGCCATTTTCAACTGTTTTTCCATTACCTATAGCTGAAAGCAACCTAAACTGATGATCATTGTGATAGACTTCAAAAATCACTTTATGATCACAGAACATTTATAAAACTTGATTACATATTATGCCACAAACTAAGCCTCAATTCAAAAGAACATAAATTACAGAGATCACATCCTCTGAAGATAATGTAATAAAACCAAAATTCATGACAAAAATATATAACCAAAATAGTTAAATAAGgagaatactttattttttttttgggggggggtaccAAATTACTTTATTTGAAGGAATGGTACTAAAGAAAGAACTTAAGTAGATGTTTTGTTACAACTTATAGAAAAGGTGAAGGTAACCCAAATATGCATGCACTGCCTTGGTGACCAGGAGTCACCCCTGTGGCTGTGGGAAGCCAGCCTGAGGCTTAGCTCTCACTGTGTCCCAGGGTGTGCTTGTCAAAGAGGTACTCTGCCATGCCAGATCCAGGGGCCCCCATCTCGCGCAGGTTGGTTATGTGGTCACCCAGTTCTTTGATGGCTTCCACCTGCTCATTCAGGTAATGAGTCTCAGTGAAATCACACAGATGGGGATCATTTTTTTCAGTGGCCAGTTTGTGCAGTTCCAGTAGTGATTGATTCACACTTCTTTCCAAGCACAGCGCACATTCCATTGCATTCAGCCCAATCTCCCAGTCATCACGGTCTGGTTTCTTGATATCCTGAAGGAAGATTCGGCCGCCTCGCTGGTTCTGCAGCTTCATTGGTCTCTCAGCATGTTCCCCCTCCTCATGAGATGGGTGAAGAAAGTACTTGGCAAAGTTCTTCAAAGCCACGTCATCGCGGTCAAAATAGTAGGACATGGACAGGTACACACAGGAGGCGTGGAGCTCCAGGCTGATCTGGCGGCTGATGGCGGCCTCCGAGGCCTGGTGGCGGTTCTGGCGCTCCTGCGAGGGGGATGCGGTCGTCACGGCGGGCGGATGAGAAGGGGCGACGGCTGCGCTGCGCTGCGCCGGAGCGGCGGCGGGGACCTTGGACCGGTCGGAGGGCGCTGTCAAGTGGGGACGAGGGCTGGCTCTGAGTAGCCTGCCGGGGCTGGGGGGTGGACGAGCAGCCGGGTTCCGTTCAAGCACTGTTGAAGCAGGAAACCGCGGCGACTCTCCGCGAAGACTGTCAGGAGAATACTTTCAATTCTCCTCAAATACTAAATCATTTCTCaaataagaagttaaataagcaattaCAAAAACTTCAGAAAATAACTTAATCAAGAACCctgcataccaaaaaaaaaaaaaaaagaaaagaaagataaggggaaaaagaaatataaccaGGTTTGTATCAGAAGAAAAGATACCACGTAAAACTGGGGAGAGGAGAAGCAGAAAACAATTTAATCATTCAGTTAGGGATaggaggcttccttggtggctcagctgggaaagaatcctcctgccagtgcaggaaatgcaggttcgatccccgggctgggaagctcccctggagaaggaaagggcaacccaccccaggactctcgcctggagaatcccacggacagaggagcctggtggctacagcccaggggttgtaaagagctggacacgacgggGCATGTACGTACTACAGAACTATCAAACAGCAAAGAGCaagcaaagacaaaaatagaTGGATCTGGGAAAGACCTGAATGAGAAAACTAACCC encodes:
- the LOC133063935 gene encoding ferritin heavy chain-like, which translates into the protein MVRRSDLYSPDSLRGESPRFPASTVLERNPAARPPPSPGRLLRASPRPHLTAPSDRSKVPAAAPAQRSAAVAPSHPPAVTTASPSQERQNRHQASEAAISRQISLELHASCVYLSMSYYFDRDDVALKNFAKYFLHPSHEEGEHAERPMKLQNQRGGRIFLQDIKKPDRDDWEIGLNAMECALCLERSVNQSLLELHKLATEKNDPHLCDFTETHYLNEQVEAIKELGDHITNLREMGAPGSGMAEYLFDKHTLGHSES